The region TCTGGTGTTCTGTGTGCCGATACAATATCAACATGTGTTTCTACTCCAAATTCGTTTAATATATCTATGGCTTGTTGCATTACCGGCATATCCGAAATGCTGCCCATTACTACTGCTACTTTCATTTTTTGTTTATATATTTTTAGTATTTATGAGATGTAATCAAATTCAGTTTCTTTTTCATCTCTTCTTGTATCCCAAACAGATAAAATTATTAGTTCGGTTGTCGTAAATTCGTAAAAAATCAAATAATCTCGTACAATGGTTATCCTTATGGAACTATCTTTCGAAGCTCTTCCTATTTCATGATGTGTACAGAGTAGTTTTATCGTTTCGGAAAATAATTTATTAAGCTTTTTTGAATATGTTTTTGACTTGGTTTTATTATACCAATAAGTCAGTATTTCTATTCTTTCTAAATGAGCAGTTTTTGTCCAAACTATTCTTCTTTTAGCCATTGGTCAATTTCTTTATCAGCTTCTTCATTAGTAATATAATCACCTTTTTTATATTCCTTTCTTGCTTCTGCAACTCGATTTTTTTGCTCAGAAGATAACTCATACAAGTTCTCTTCTAGTTCAAAATCTAAAAGTTTTTTAATTTCCTTAATTACACGAATTTCTTTTAATTCGGTAATTCTGTTGATTATATCTAGCTTTAGTTGTAATTCTGAAGTGCTCATTTTAAAGAAATTTACATTAAAGTTAATAAAAAAATCTAATAAAAATAATACTACTTCGAAATCACTCTAATGGTTTCTTTAACTTGTTGAGCTACTTTACGCGCTTCGGTCATGTTTTCGTTTACAATAGTAACATGTCCCATTTTGCGGAACGGACGTGTTTCGCGTTTTCCGTAAATATGCGGAGTAACACCATCAATCGCCATGATTTTTTCGATATTTTCATAAACTACTTGCCCCGAAAATCCTTCTTCGCCTACTAAATTCACCATAATTCCGGCAACCTTACTGTCGGTATTTCCTAAAGGTAAATCTAAAACAGCGCGAATGTGTTGTTCAAATTGTGAGGTGTAACTCGCTTCGATAGAATAATGACCCGAATTGTGCGGACGTGGAGCAACTTCGTTCACTAAAATTTTATCATCTTCGGTTTGAAACATTTCTACAGCCAACAAACCCACGTGATTAAAACTTTCTGAAACTTTTAAGGCAATTTCACGCGCGTTGTTTGCAACATTATCATCGATACGAGCCGGACAAATTACATATTCAACCTGATTGGCTTCTGGGTGAAACTCCATTTCTACCACAGGATAGGTTTTGATTTCGCCCGATGCCGAACGTGCTACAATTACCGCTAATTCATTTTTAAATGGAATCATTGTTTCTGCAATACATTCGGTTTCTGGTAACAAATCAAAATCGGTTACTTTACGAACCACTTTAACACCGTTCCCATCGTAACCACCTTCGGTTGCTTTCCAAACAAAAGGCAATTCAACAACACCGTTTTCAACATCGCTTTTTAAGTTTTGCAATAAACTATAGCGTTTGTAGGGTGCTGTAGGAATATTATTTTGGGTATAAAAGTCTTTTTGGTTGCCTTTATTTTTAATTAAGCGTAAGGTTTTTGGCGAAGGATATACTTTTTTACCTTGATTTTCTAAGGTTTCTAAAGCTTCTAAATTTACATTTTCAATTTCAATAGTTAAAACATCTACCTGATTTCCTAAATTAATCACGGTTTCGTAATCGGTTAACGAACCTTGAAAAAATTTAGTAGCACCAAATTGGCAAGGCGCTTCGGCACTTGGGTCTACTACATACGTTTGAATATCAAACTTTCGGGTTTCGGTTAGCATCATTTTGCCTAATTGTCCGCCACCTAAAATGCCTAATTTAAAATCAGAAGAAAAATAGTTCATTGTATTGTTGTTTTTATGGCTGCAAAGATACTGTTTCATACAACATTAAAAAAATGTAAAATCATGATTTTTGTTTGTGAAGCAGTTTTAAAATTTTTCTACCACGACTTAAAAACGATGGTTCTTGTAAAAGCAAGTTTTGTTCAATAAGTGCAATTAAATGGTCTTTAATCCAGATTTCTTCATCTACCAAAAAATAAAGTATATTTATTGCATTTACACGTGTTGCAACTGCCGAAGGCAATATAATCCAATCGAACATTGTTTGTATAATTTGCTTTTTTTGTGACTTATCATATATGTTTTTGTTGTTTTTTAGTTGGTGGAAAAGCGTACGCGATACACACCTTTTATTAGATTCATGTGTTTCATTTAAAGCTTTTTGTAAATACAAATCTAAAGCGGTATTTAAATAATCAATATGGCGTTCTACCAACATGTCTAAGGCATGATACAATACAATTTTTTGTTTAGCATCTACACTGTAAATTACTTCTAAAAAATCTTTAGCGGTAATATGTTCATTCAAAACATAATTCATAGCCAGCGTTCTGCTGTTGATACTTAAATTATGCTTATTGTTTGAAAAATAGGTAATTACATTCATATAAAATTATTAAAATGGTAATTTATGCTAAAAATAAAAATATATTTGGCAAAATTGCGAATAAACTTTAATTAAAGTAGCTGTATTTGTATATTTGCACCGTTAAAAATAAATATGGAACTTAAAATTTTAGATAAAACGTTTGTACCTTATATTTCTGCACAAGAAATAAATAAAGAAATACAACGTATAGCAACCAATTTGCACGAAAATCTAAAGGATGAAATTCCTGTTTTTTTAGTGGTTTTAAATGGCGCGTTTATGTTTGCTGCCGATTTACTTAAATACTACACAGCACCTGCGGAAGTATCGTTTGTAAAATTAGCATCGTACCAAGGCACCACCACAACTGGTAATGTAACCCAATTATTAGGGTTAGATGTAGATTTAACCAATAAACACGTTGTAATTGTAGAAGATATTGTTGATACAGGTACAACCATTACCGCTTTACAACAACTAATAAACACACATAAGGTAAAAAGTTTGCAGGTTGCAACTTTGTTTTTTAAACCCGAAGCTTATAAGCAAAATGTAACAATTAACCATATTGGCTTTAGCATTCCCAACAAGTTTATTGTAGGGTACGGTTTAGATTACAACAAGCAAGGCAGAAATTTACCCGAAGTTTATCAAATAAAATAACATAAAAATGATTGCAATAGTTTTATTCGGAAAGCCCGGTGCTGGTAAAGGTACACAGGCAGAATTTTTAAAAGAAAAATACAACCTTACGCACATTTCTACGGGCGATGTTTTTAGATACAATATTAAAAACGAAACCGAATTAGGTAAAAAAGCAAAGGAGTTTATGGACCACGGCGAATTGGTGCCCGATTCTATTACTATTGATATGTTGAAAAACGAAGTAACAAAAAATATGGATAAAGCTGGTTTTTTGTTTGATGGTTTTCCAAGAACCATTGCGCAAGCCGAAGCTTTAGACGCTTTTTTACAATCAATTAATTTAAGCGTAACTGCAACTGTTGCTTTAGAAGCCGATGACGATATTTTAGTGCAACGTATTTTAGAACGCGGAAAAACATCGGGAAGACCAGACGATCAAGACGAAGCAAAAATTAGAACACGTTACGATGAATATAACGAAAAAACAGCTCCGTTGATTGATTTTTACCAAAAACAAAATAAATACCACGCCGTAAACGGTATAGGAACTATAGCAGAAATTACCCAAAGGTTAAGCACTGTTATTGACCAATTTTAATAATAAAAAAAATAGTTTAAATAATCTTACTCTTTTTTGTAATTTAGAGTAAGATTATTTGCATTTAATAAAACACACATTGGAAATTTTAATAATTTTTGTTTTAATACTTTTAAACGGCGTTTTTTCAATGTCGGAAATGGCATTAGTTTCCTCCCGAAAAAATAGGTTAGAACTTGCTGCAAAAAAGGGTAGTAGCAGTGCAAAAGCTGCATTAAAATTGGTCGATGAACCTAATAATTTTCTGTCAACCGTACAAATAGGTATTACCCTAATAGGTATTTTAACAGGTATTTATTCGGGCGATAAAATCACAACCGATTTACAAGCTACAATAGCAAAAATACCAACGTTACAACCTTATGCAGCATCGTTAAGTGTTGGTGTAGTTTTGGTGTTATTAACATTTTTCACCTTAATTTTAGGAGAATTAGTACCCAAACGCTTAGGATTAAATTATCCGGAAACTATATCAAAAATGGTAGCAATACCAATGACTTTTATATCAAAAATTGCAGCTCCGTTTGTTTGGTTGCTTACAAAATCGTCTGATTTACTTCTAAAAATTCTGAATATAAAACCCACTGCCGACGGTAAAGTTACCGAAGAAGAAATTAGGTCGATTATTAAAGAAAGCACAGAAGTAGGCGAAGTACAAGAAATAGAACAAGACATTGTAGAACGTGTTTTTAATATTGGCGATTTAAAAGTAAATGCGTTAATGACCCACAGAAAATCGGTAGTTTATTTAAATTGTGAAGACACTTTACAAGAATTAAAAGATAAAGTAATTGATGAATTGCATTCTTTTTACCCCGTTTGCGAAGGTGGTTTAGACGAAGTTATTGGGGTTGTATCGTTAAAAGATTTGTTCTTGTTGTTCGAAAAAAATAATGTTGATTTAAAATCAATACTTAAAGAACCAACTTTTTTTATAGAACATACTTCGGCCTATAAAGCCTTAGAACAATTTAAAGCTTCAAAAAATCATTACGCATTAGTTTCCGATGAATACGGCGTAATTCAAGGTGTAATTACGTTGAATGATATTTTAGAATCGTTAGTAGGCGATGCTTCTGAATTTTACGACGAAGAATTTAAGTTAGAAGAAATTGAAGAAGGTAAATGGATTGTTGATGGATTTTATCCATTACACGATTTGCTATCGTATTTTGAATTAGACGAATTAATGCCCGATTACGATGTAACAACTGTTAGCGGTTTGGTAATGAAAGAATTATCGTACATACCAAAAACGGGCGAAAAATTAATATGGAATAAAATGGAGTTTGAAGTATTAGCTTCAACCGGAGTAAAAATTGATAAAATAGGTATTACCCTATTAAAAGATTAAAATAATGACAGAGGGAAATTTTGTAGATTACGTAAAAATATATGTAGCATCTGGTAAAGGTGGTAAAGGATCATCACATTTACACCGCGAAAAATTTATTGAAAAAGGTGGACCCGATGGAGGTGATGGTGGTCGTGGTGGTCACGTAATTATTCGTGGAAATGAAAGTTTATGGACCTTGCACCATTTGCGTTTTCAACGCCATATAAAAGCCGGTCATGGTGGCGATGGTGGTAGCAGCCGCAGTACGGGTGCCGATGGTGAAGATAAGTACATTGATGTGCCTTTAGGAACCGTTGTAAAAGATAAAGAAACAGGCGAATTTTTATTTGAAATTACCGAAAACGGTGAAGAAAAAATATTGGCAAAAGGGGGAAAAGGTGGTTTAGGAAACTGGCACTTTCGCTCGTCAACAAACCAAACACCACGATATGCACAACCAGGTATCCCTGGTGAAGAGCTTGATATTATTTTAGAATTAAAAGTTTTAGCCGATGTTGGTTTGGTGGGCTTTCCAAATGCTGGTAAATCAACTTTATTGTCGGTACTTACCTCAGCAAAACCAAAAATTGGCGACTACCCGTTTACTACCCTAAAACCAAACTTAGGAATTGTTGAATACCGTGAATTTAAATCGTTTGTAATTGCCGATATTCCTGGTATTATTGAAGGTGCAGCAGAAGGTAAAGGCTTAGGTCATTATTTTTTACGCCATATTGAACGAAATTCTACGTTGCTGTTTTTAATACCTGCGGATGCCGACGATATTAAAAAAGAATACGATATTTTGTTAGATGAGCTACGCCGTTATAACCCAGAAATGTTAGATAAAGATCGTTTAATTGCCATTTCAAAATGTGATATGTTGGACGACGAATTAAAGGCAGAATTAAAAGAACAACTTGATAAAGAATTTAATGGATTGCCTTATTTGTTTATTTCATCTGTTGCCCAACAAGGGTTAGTTGAATTAAAAGATAAATTATGGCAAATGCTTAATTAAAAATAAAAAAATCATCTTCGGATGATTTTTTTATTTATATTCGTTGCAAAACATAAATTGTAAAAAAAATACTGCTTATCCTGCTGTTTTCGTGTGGCTTACAAGCGCAAGAAACGTTCCCTAAAAACCGTTTAACGGTTGGCTTAATCAATCAAATAGCAATAGCACCAAGGTACAATATAGGCTATTTTCGCGATATTACCGAAAAAATTTCTGCTGGTGTAACTTTTGGTTATGGTAATTATAATATAATGTATGTACAACCAGCTGAGAATACAGAAAATTACAAGTTGTTTGAAATACGCCCCGAAATTATGTTCTTTCATAGAACTACAAAAAAATCGCCGCATTATGTTTCTGCCGAGTTTTTTTACATCAATCATACCGACCGTTTTTCTAAAAGTTATTATTATAAAAACAATAAAGATGTGTTTTTTGATCAAGCCAATTACCAACGCACAAAAATGGGTTTAAATATTAATTACGGCATTGTAGTTTCGTTTAACAAAAATAAACGTTTTGGTATGATACCAGAAATGGGACTTGGTTATAAAATTCGAAATGTAAAATTTTCAAATATTATAAATGAAAAAGTAAGCGAAAGTGAAAGCGAAGGTTGTTTTCCATATTCAAACGAAAGTATGTATCATGAATTGGGAACAATAAAAAATATTCATTTTAATTTTAATTGGCGTTTATACTACAAATTTTAATAAATCATCTTCTGATGATTTTTTTATTTATTATAATTTTCAGGTTATTTTATTATCTTCGCATTCAGATAATAAATCAACAAAATAATGAAAAAATTAAGCTTATTTCTTTCTTTGTTTATGCTTGCTATGCCTTTGGGTATGTTTGCAAACGAAGGAATGTGGTTTTTAATGTTCATTGAGCGTTTAAACTATCGCGATATGCAAAAAATGGGGTTACAGTTAACTCCTGAAGAAATCTACAGCATCAATAACCATTCGTTAAAAGATGCTATTGTACAGTTTGATGGTGGATGTACAGCCGAAATTATTTCTGATCAAGGTTTAGTATTAACAAATCACCACTGTGGGTACGATAAAATTGCAGAACTTTCAACTCCGCAAGACGATATCTTAACCAACGGTTTTTGGGCTAGAACTAAAGCCGAAGAGCGTAAACCAAAAGATATTTCGGTGCGTTTCTTTGTTCGTATGGACGATGTTTCAAAACGAATTTTAGGTGTTGTGAACAAAAACATGACCGAAGCTGAACGCGAAAAGGCAATCAATAAAGAAATTGCAAAAATTGAAAAAGAAAACAGTGAAGGTGGAAAATACACCGTATCAGTTCGTTCGTTCTTTCAAGGAAACGAATATTACTACTTTGTTTATCAAGATTATACCGATGTGCGTTTAGTAGGTACACCACCTGCAGCAATTGGTAAATTTGGTGGCGATACAGATAACTGGGAATGGCCACGCCACACAGCTGATTTTTCAATGTTTCGTGTTTATGGCGATGCTAACGGAAATCCAGCAGAGTATTCGCCAAACAACGTGCCTTTAAAGCCTAAACACTTTTTACCTATCAATATTCAAGGGTTAAAAGAAGGTGATTTTTCAATGATTTTGGGTTACCCTGGTAG is a window of Myroides sp. JBRI-B21084 DNA encoding:
- the obgE gene encoding GTPase ObgE, which codes for MTEGNFVDYVKIYVASGKGGKGSSHLHREKFIEKGGPDGGDGGRGGHVIIRGNESLWTLHHLRFQRHIKAGHGGDGGSSRSTGADGEDKYIDVPLGTVVKDKETGEFLFEITENGEEKILAKGGKGGLGNWHFRSSTNQTPRYAQPGIPGEELDIILELKVLADVGLVGFPNAGKSTLLSVLTSAKPKIGDYPFTTLKPNLGIVEYREFKSFVIADIPGIIEGAAEGKGLGHYFLRHIERNSTLLFLIPADADDIKKEYDILLDELRRYNPEMLDKDRLIAISKCDMLDDELKAELKEQLDKEFNGLPYLFISSVAQQGLVELKDKLWQMLN
- a CDS encoding hemolysin family protein, which encodes MSEMALVSSRKNRLELAAKKGSSSAKAALKLVDEPNNFLSTVQIGITLIGILTGIYSGDKITTDLQATIAKIPTLQPYAASLSVGVVLVLLTFFTLILGELVPKRLGLNYPETISKMVAIPMTFISKIAAPFVWLLTKSSDLLLKILNIKPTADGKVTEEEIRSIIKESTEVGEVQEIEQDIVERVFNIGDLKVNALMTHRKSVVYLNCEDTLQELKDKVIDELHSFYPVCEGGLDEVIGVVSLKDLFLLFEKNNVDLKSILKEPTFFIEHTSAYKALEQFKASKNHYALVSDEYGVIQGVITLNDILESLVGDASEFYDEEFKLEEIEEGKWIVDGFYPLHDLLSYFELDELMPDYDVTTVSGLVMKELSYIPKTGEKLIWNKMEFEVLASTGVKIDKIGITLLKD
- a CDS encoding type II toxin-antitoxin system RelE/ParE family toxin, which encodes MAKRRIVWTKTAHLERIEILTYWYNKTKSKTYSKKLNKLFSETIKLLCTHHEIGRASKDSSIRITIVRDYLIFYEFTTTELIILSVWDTRRDEKETEFDYIS
- the hpt gene encoding hypoxanthine phosphoribosyltransferase, which codes for MELKILDKTFVPYISAQEINKEIQRIATNLHENLKDEIPVFLVVLNGAFMFAADLLKYYTAPAEVSFVKLASYQGTTTTGNVTQLLGLDVDLTNKHVVIVEDIVDTGTTITALQQLINTHKVKSLQVATLFFKPEAYKQNVTINHIGFSIPNKFIVGYGLDYNKQGRNLPEVYQIK
- a CDS encoding 5-(carboxyamino)imidazole ribonucleotide synthase, translated to MNYFSSDFKLGILGGGQLGKMMLTETRKFDIQTYVVDPSAEAPCQFGATKFFQGSLTDYETVINLGNQVDVLTIEIENVNLEALETLENQGKKVYPSPKTLRLIKNKGNQKDFYTQNNIPTAPYKRYSLLQNLKSDVENGVVELPFVWKATEGGYDGNGVKVVRKVTDFDLLPETECIAETMIPFKNELAVIVARSASGEIKTYPVVEMEFHPEANQVEYVICPARIDDNVANNAREIALKVSESFNHVGLLAVEMFQTEDDKILVNEVAPRPHNSGHYSIEASYTSQFEQHIRAVLDLPLGNTDSKVAGIMVNLVGEEGFSGQVVYENIEKIMAIDGVTPHIYGKRETRPFRKMGHVTIVNENMTEARKVAQQVKETIRVISK
- a CDS encoding adenylate kinase, with translation MIAIVLFGKPGAGKGTQAEFLKEKYNLTHISTGDVFRYNIKNETELGKKAKEFMDHGELVPDSITIDMLKNEVTKNMDKAGFLFDGFPRTIAQAEALDAFLQSINLSVTATVALEADDDILVQRILERGKTSGRPDDQDEAKIRTRYDEYNEKTAPLIDFYQKQNKYHAVNGIGTIAEITQRLSTVIDQF